The following are encoded together in the Candidatus Zixiibacteriota bacterium genome:
- the pnp gene encoding polyribonucleotide nucleotidyltransferase: protein MIEKIELEVGGKTLTIETGRLAKQADGAVTVRYADTMILATACANKEPKVGWDFFPLTVDYREKTSAAGKIPGGFFKREGRPSEKEILSCRIIDRPIRPLFPDGFRCDTQVLISVLSSDQENDSDVLGLIGASAALSISDIPFAKVIAGVRVGRVGGQLVVNPTLAQLEESDMNIIMAGSADAVTMVEGGCREISEEELLTALSFGHAEINRIVEAIEKLKAKVGKPTREVKPPESNEEFESKVKNKVKSAIPGINFLLDKQERADKFTDLIDTTASELEEEYPESRDAIRGIVEEIEKADMRKRIIKDKVRMDGRGLTDIRDISCEVGILPRTHGSALFTRGQTQALVTVTLGSKADEQRIDDIMGETTKSLMLHYNFPPFSVGEVRMMRGPGRREIGHGALAERSVEKIIPTEDNFPYTIRLVSDILESNGSSSMASVCGSSLALMDAGVPIKCPIAGIAMGLIKEGDEVAVLTDILGAEDHYGDMDFKVTGTETGITAFQMDLKITGITLDIMRTALNQARDARLSIIESMNKAIDKPRAELSTYAPRIIILKVKQSKIGEIIGPGGKMIRSIIEETGAKIDIEDDGTVFIAAVGGEAGEAAKARILALIEEPEIGKEYEGTIRRIATFGAFVEILPGTDGLLHISEIDYRRIERVEDVFRLGDKVNVKVIDIDQDGKVRLSRKALLERPEGYSDEDRRPPRDGDRRPPRDDDRRPSRGPYRPRSR, encoded by the coding sequence ATGATTGAAAAGATTGAACTCGAGGTTGGAGGCAAGACTCTGACCATCGAGACCGGTCGCCTCGCAAAACAAGCCGACGGCGCCGTCACAGTTCGTTACGCCGACACAATGATTCTCGCAACCGCATGCGCCAACAAAGAGCCGAAAGTGGGATGGGATTTCTTCCCGCTCACAGTTGATTATCGAGAAAAAACATCCGCCGCGGGGAAGATACCGGGAGGTTTCTTCAAACGTGAAGGTCGTCCGTCTGAGAAAGAGATTCTCTCATGTCGTATTATCGACCGTCCCATACGTCCGCTTTTCCCCGATGGCTTCAGATGCGATACACAGGTACTGATCTCGGTGCTCTCTTCTGACCAGGAGAACGATTCTGACGTTCTCGGCCTTATCGGAGCCTCGGCAGCGCTTAGCATCTCCGACATCCCATTCGCGAAAGTGATTGCGGGTGTGAGAGTCGGCAGAGTAGGCGGTCAGCTTGTCGTTAATCCGACGCTTGCTCAGCTTGAAGAATCCGATATGAACATAATCATGGCAGGCAGCGCAGATGCCGTCACTATGGTCGAAGGCGGGTGCAGAGAGATATCAGAAGAAGAACTGCTCACTGCTCTCAGCTTCGGACATGCCGAGATCAATAGAATCGTTGAGGCAATTGAAAAGCTGAAGGCCAAGGTGGGCAAACCAACGAGAGAGGTCAAGCCTCCGGAGTCAAACGAGGAGTTCGAGTCTAAGGTTAAGAACAAAGTAAAGTCTGCAATTCCCGGAATCAACTTCCTCTTGGACAAGCAGGAACGTGCCGACAAGTTCACCGATCTCATAGACACAACCGCAAGTGAACTCGAGGAGGAATATCCCGAGTCCCGGGATGCAATCAGAGGCATCGTCGAAGAGATCGAGAAGGCGGATATGCGCAAGCGTATCATCAAAGACAAAGTGCGGATGGATGGACGCGGTCTTACCGACATCAGAGATATATCCTGCGAGGTGGGAATCCTTCCTCGTACTCACGGTTCAGCACTGTTCACTCGTGGGCAGACTCAGGCGCTGGTGACGGTCACTCTCGGATCGAAAGCTGATGAACAGCGGATCGATGATATCATGGGGGAGACCACGAAGTCACTGATGCTCCACTACAACTTCCCGCCATTCTCTGTTGGCGAAGTGCGTATGATGAGAGGACCGGGTCGTCGCGAGATTGGACATGGTGCACTGGCTGAAAGATCGGTAGAGAAGATTATCCCGACCGAAGACAATTTCCCATATACTATCCGTCTGGTTTCGGATATTCTGGAATCCAACGGTTCCTCATCGATGGCATCAGTCTGCGGATCAAGTCTTGCGCTCATGGACGCTGGTGTTCCGATCAAGTGTCCTATTGCAGGCATTGCAATGGGTCTCATCAAAGAGGGTGACGAAGTCGCGGTGCTCACGGATATTCTGGGAGCCGAGGATCATTACGGAGATATGGACTTCAAGGTTACGGGTACTGAGACGGGAATCACGGCCTTCCAGATGGATCTCAAGATTACCGGTATTACACTGGATATTATGAGGACTGCTCTGAACCAGGCGAGAGATGCTCGTTTAAGCATCATCGAATCGATGAATAAGGCCATCGACAAACCGCGCGCAGAGCTATCAACTTATGCTCCGCGAATTATCATCCTCAAAGTCAAGCAGTCTAAGATTGGTGAGATCATTGGCCCGGGTGGCAAGATGATTCGTTCTATCATCGAGGAAACAGGCGCCAAGATCGATATCGAGGATGACGGCACTGTCTTTATCGCGGCTGTCGGAGGTGAGGCAGGAGAAGCGGCGAAGGCACGCATTCTGGCGCTTATCGAAGAGCCTGAGATCGGCAAGGAGTATGAAGGCACTATCAGGCGAATCGCCACGTTTGGTGCATTCGTTGAGATACTTCCCGGGACCGACGGCCTGCTACACATCTCGGAAATCGACTACCGCAGGATTGAGAGGGTAGAGGACGTCTTCAGGTTGGGTGACAAGGTTAATGTCAAGGTTATCGACATTGATCAGGATGGCAAGGTGCGGCTCTCGCGCAAGGCACTTCTGGAGAGACCTGAAGGTTATTCCGATGAAGATCGGCGGCCACCGAGAGATGGTGATCGCAGACCCCCGAGGGACGATGATCGACGGCCCAGCAGAGGTCCGTACAGACCGAGATCCAGATAG
- the rpsO gene encoding 30S ribosomal protein S15, with product MPLAKEKTAEIVQHFSLHDKDTGSPEVQVALLTQRINELTLHMENHKRDYHSRHGLLKLVGRRRRLLDYLKGSDIEAYRELIQKLDLRR from the coding sequence ATGCCGTTAGCGAAAGAAAAGACAGCTGAGATCGTGCAGCATTTCAGCCTTCATGACAAAGATACGGGTTCTCCGGAAGTGCAGGTAGCACTACTGACACAGAGAATCAATGAACTCACTCTGCACATGGAAAACCACAAAAGAGACTACCATTCACGACATGGTCTTCTCAAGCTCGTCGGTCGAAGAAGAAGGCTTCTCGACTATCTTAAGGGCAGCGACATTGAAGCTTATCGCGAATTGATTCAAAAGCTCGATCTACGCCGCTAA
- a CDS encoding bifunctional riboflavin kinase/FAD synthetase, with amino-acid sequence MKVIQLNLDSPNAFPDGCVLTQGTFDGIHLGHCELLRQVIEAGQKLGLPTVLLTFKPHPAMVLRPSRRIPLLTVFDEKTSILEKIGLDYMALFEFNTQLAILQAEDYVREILAGKFGAKVVVVGYNHTFGRKREGNGRFLEEIATKYGFEAKIQTPVLYENEPVHSSRIRKELFEGRFRSAMTMLNRPYRISGEVVKGRGVGRGLGYPTINVRAHKDKLIPMSGVYAAKVRINGNWLPGMMYIGEDRSIFDFEVAIFDFEGDMYHRQVDVDIFDRTRDSIKFESADKLVVQIAKDEKEIRDILSRT; translated from the coding sequence ATGAAAGTAATCCAGCTCAATCTCGACTCACCGAACGCCTTTCCTGATGGGTGTGTTCTGACACAGGGGACATTTGACGGAATTCACCTGGGACACTGTGAGTTGCTGCGGCAGGTTATAGAGGCGGGCCAGAAGCTCGGATTGCCGACTGTTCTCTTGACATTTAAGCCTCATCCTGCCATGGTGTTACGCCCGAGCAGGAGGATTCCGCTTCTGACAGTTTTCGATGAGAAAACCAGCATCCTGGAGAAAATTGGGCTTGACTACATGGCCTTATTTGAGTTTAATACGCAATTAGCCATTTTGCAGGCAGAGGACTACGTGCGTGAGATTCTCGCTGGCAAATTCGGCGCGAAGGTGGTGGTCGTTGGCTACAATCACACTTTCGGAAGAAAGCGTGAAGGCAATGGCCGATTTCTTGAGGAGATTGCAACAAAGTATGGCTTCGAGGCGAAAATCCAGACTCCTGTTCTCTACGAGAACGAGCCTGTCCATTCCAGCCGTATCAGGAAGGAACTGTTTGAAGGGAGATTTCGCTCGGCTATGACCATGCTAAATCGCCCGTATCGCATTTCCGGCGAAGTCGTGAAAGGAAGAGGTGTCGGACGTGGGCTCGGATATCCGACGATTAACGTCCGTGCGCACAAAGACAAACTTATCCCGATGAGCGGTGTCTACGCGGCCAAGGTTAGAATCAATGGAAATTGGCTACCCGGCATGATGTACATCGGCGAGGATCGCAGCATTTTCGATTTCGAAGTTGCCATATTCGATTTCGAAGGGGATATGTATCATAGACAAGTCGACGTTGATATATTTGATCGCACTCGCGATAGCATAAAATTCGAATCTGCTGACAAGCTCGTCGTGCAGATCGCGAAAGATGAAAAAGAAATCAGAGACATTTTGTCACGTACATAG